The following proteins come from a genomic window of Gemmatimonadaceae bacterium:
- a CDS encoding BlaI/MecI/CopY family transcriptional regulator, producing MDEIYFPPRELRVMGVLWRMGSATVAEVREALGEELAYTSVLSALQTLEEKGYVRHQAKGRAYRYSPAVKAERAGGSALARIRDAIFQGSAERMFAQLVSDRELSREELERMRRLLAERLKEKP from the coding sequence ATGGACGAAATCTATTTTCCTCCCCGCGAGCTCCGCGTCATGGGCGTCCTCTGGCGAATGGGCTCCGCCACTGTCGCCGAGGTGCGCGAAGCGTTAGGCGAAGAGCTCGCCTACACCTCGGTCCTCTCGGCCCTCCAGACGCTCGAGGAAAAAGGCTACGTGCGGCACCAGGCGAAGGGACGAGCGTATCGCTACTCCCCGGCGGTGAAAGCCGAACGCGCCGGCGGCAGCGCGCTCGCCCGCATTCGCGACGCGATCTTCCAGGGCTCGGCCGAGCGGATGTTCGCCCAACTGGTGTCCGACCGCGAGCTGAGCCGCGAGGAGCTCGAGCGCATGCGGCGGCTCCTCGCCGAGCGGCTCAAGGAGAAGCCATGA
- a CDS encoding VOC family protein: MPACVRYIVTNVDAAIDFYTRHLGFTVQMHPSPPFAEIARDELHLYLTQPGLGGGGAPMPSGEAQQPGGWNRIHLIVPDLDAMVATLRGAGCRFRNDVVQGVGGKQILLEDPSGNLVELFEPNTAAYRAPGSGSWRGGATTG; encoded by the coding sequence ATGCCCGCCTGCGTCCGCTACATCGTCACCAACGTCGACGCCGCAATCGACTTCTATACGCGGCACCTGGGATTCACCGTCCAGATGCACCCGTCGCCGCCGTTCGCCGAGATCGCGCGCGACGAGCTGCACCTCTACCTCACGCAGCCCGGACTCGGCGGCGGCGGCGCGCCGATGCCGTCGGGCGAAGCGCAGCAGCCGGGCGGGTGGAACCGCATCCATCTCATCGTGCCGGACCTCGACGCGATGGTCGCCACGCTCCGCGGCGCCGGCTGTCGCTTCCGCAACGATGTCGTCCAGGGCGTGGGCGGCAAGCAGATTCTGCTGGAAGATCCATCGGGAAATCTCGTGGAGCTGTTCGAGCCGAACACGGCGGCGTATCGCGCGCCGGGCAGCGGCTCGTGGCGCGGCGGCGCCACCACCGGGTGA
- a CDS encoding FAD-dependent oxidoreductase — protein MTTPVAEHTAAATRTVLAGCSFAGLEYLYRTVRRRGRFAAGTMTVIDPRPIHSYVPLAHEVTGGVRGAEALQFDAAAFCRAIGAEWIQGAVSTLDRERRLIGLADGRSVPYDRVVIAIGSVPNLPDAFKRSPAVIPAKFVDDASALRRRLHVLRVSGASVLRVVVIGGGITGVEWSAELASGRVDGSRVATALVSDTSRLLPTFSRAVSQRAATALSSGGVELLLGRRATGLSRDHVLLEGGTSVPCDVVVWAGGVRPHPVVSTLGLPVTGDGHLVVNARLEVDGDPAIRAIGDCVRVVEGGREWPTTMRAIEAIWQGAALARLMDPDPRREPKPHRLHRDFSYGISLGRRRAAIVNGRFIVGGAPVVTFRRLLQWGYYRRLERLEAKA, from the coding sequence ATGACCACCCCAGTGGCGGAGCACACCGCCGCGGCGACACGTACCGTCCTCGCCGGTTGCTCGTTCGCCGGACTCGAGTACTTGTATCGCACCGTGCGCCGGCGCGGGCGCTTCGCCGCCGGCACAATGACGGTGATCGATCCGCGCCCCATCCACTCGTACGTTCCGCTGGCGCACGAGGTGACGGGCGGGGTGCGCGGCGCGGAAGCGTTGCAGTTCGATGCGGCAGCCTTCTGCCGCGCGATCGGTGCCGAGTGGATCCAGGGTGCCGTCTCGACGCTGGACCGCGAGCGGCGTCTGATCGGTCTGGCCGATGGCCGTTCGGTGCCGTACGACCGGGTGGTGATCGCCATCGGCAGCGTGCCTAACTTGCCCGACGCGTTCAAGCGATCGCCCGCCGTGATTCCGGCCAAGTTCGTCGACGATGCATCCGCCTTGCGACGACGGCTCCACGTGCTGCGCGTGTCCGGCGCGAGCGTGCTGCGCGTCGTGGTGATCGGCGGGGGCATCACCGGCGTCGAGTGGAGCGCCGAGCTCGCGTCCGGCCGCGTGGATGGATCGCGCGTCGCGACAGCGCTGGTGAGCGACACGTCACGCCTCCTCCCGACGTTCTCGCGCGCGGTGTCGCAGCGCGCGGCAACCGCGTTGTCATCGGGAGGCGTCGAGCTGTTGTTAGGCAGACGGGCCACCGGGCTCTCGCGCGATCACGTGCTGCTCGAGGGCGGGACCTCCGTGCCGTGCGACGTGGTCGTGTGGGCCGGCGGCGTGCGCCCGCATCCCGTGGTCTCGACACTCGGCTTGCCGGTCACTGGCGATGGCCATCTCGTCGTGAACGCCCGGCTCGAGGTGGACGGCGATCCGGCCATTCGCGCCATTGGCGACTGCGTCCGCGTGGTGGAAGGGGGACGCGAGTGGCCGACGACGATGCGCGCCATCGAAGCCATCTGGCAGGGTGCGGCGCTGGCACGGTTGATGGATCCCGATCCGCGCCGCGAGCCCAAGCCGCATCGCCTGCATCGGGATTTCTCGTACGGCATTTCGCTGGGACGGCGGCGCGCGGCCATCGTCAACGGCCGCTTCATCGTCGGCGGCGCGCCGGTGGTCACATTCCGGCGTCTGCTGCAATGGGGATACTACCGGCGCCTCGAGCGCCTCGAGGCCAAAGCCTAA
- a CDS encoding TetR/AcrR family transcriptional regulator, translating into MATRRPQDPRVARSRRIILGAALDELGEAGYGAFSIESVAARAGVGKATIYRLWPHKLALIADAFRMLQDEGDPDLSTGTPREKLVRIVRHVAEVAKHSPFSKCLPALIDAAERDRELRTFHRRFQAAARRPLIALLEAGAKSGDFPRHLDPELTAFALLGAIFFCRLMTSKPFDPDRAADLVDEVLGR; encoded by the coding sequence GTGGCGACGCGCCGGCCCCAAGACCCGCGCGTCGCCCGCTCGCGCCGCATCATCCTCGGCGCCGCCCTCGATGAGTTAGGCGAAGCGGGCTACGGCGCGTTCAGCATCGAGTCGGTGGCCGCGCGCGCCGGCGTCGGCAAGGCGACCATCTATCGCCTCTGGCCGCACAAGCTCGCGCTCATCGCCGACGCGTTTCGCATGCTCCAGGACGAGGGCGACCCGGACCTGTCTACCGGCACGCCGCGCGAAAAGCTGGTGCGCATCGTGCGCCACGTGGCCGAGGTCGCCAAGCACTCGCCATTCTCCAAGTGCCTGCCCGCACTCATCGATGCAGCGGAGCGTGATCGCGAGCTGCGCACGTTTCATCGGCGGTTCCAGGCCGCGGCGCGCCGGCCGCTCATCGCGCTGCTCGAGGCGGGCGCCAAATCGGGCGATTTTCCGCGCCACCTCGATCCGGAGCTCACGGCGTTCGCACTGCTGGGCGCGATCTTTTTTTGCCGCCTCATGACGAGCAAGCCGTTCGATCCGGATCGGGCGGCTGATCTCGTGGACGAGGTGTTGGGCCGCTGA
- a CDS encoding FAD-binding oxidoreductase: MSSTLTSTVPGSAALDAGALRAFASTLRGSVLTPDTPGYDQARTIWNAMIDKRPAVIARCAGAADVGHAVRFAREVGLDIAVRGGGHNIAGSALSDGGLVVDLSGMKSIRVDPTRRVAVVEPGVTLGEFDHDTQAFGLATPVGINSTTGIAGLTLGGGFGWLSRTYGLTVDNLRSADVVTVNGDFVHASERENADLFWGLRGGGGNFGIVTAFELGLQPVGPEVMAGLLVHPFADAGRLLRRYREVCLAAPNELSAWVVMRKAPPLPFLPADVHGTDVVVIAVLYSGDMQAAERAIAPLRAIGKPIADVVSPHPYTGFQAAFDPLLTPGARNYWKTHDLAPMSDEALDLAIDAVRRLPGEQCEVFLAQLGGAVRATPEDATAYSGRNADWIVNVHARWTDPAQDERCIGWARRLYADLAPYATGNAYVNFMSGDEGDRVKAAYGSHYARLAALKRKYDPMNLLRTNQNISPAA, encoded by the coding sequence ATGAGCAGCACTCTCACTTCCACAGTGCCGGGCTCGGCGGCGCTCGATGCGGGCGCGCTGCGCGCATTTGCATCGACGCTGCGCGGCTCCGTCCTCACGCCGGATACGCCCGGGTACGACCAGGCGCGCACGATCTGGAATGCCATGATCGACAAGCGTCCGGCGGTGATCGCGCGCTGCGCGGGCGCCGCCGACGTCGGACACGCGGTGCGCTTCGCGCGCGAGGTGGGCCTCGACATCGCGGTGCGCGGCGGCGGCCACAACATCGCCGGCAGCGCGCTCTCCGACGGCGGGCTCGTGGTCGACCTCTCGGGCATGAAGTCGATCCGGGTGGATCCAACGCGCCGCGTGGCGGTGGTCGAGCCGGGCGTGACGTTAGGCGAATTCGATCATGACACGCAGGCGTTCGGCCTGGCGACGCCGGTGGGCATCAACTCGACGACCGGCATCGCGGGGTTGACGTTGGGCGGCGGCTTCGGCTGGCTCTCCCGCACCTACGGCCTCACGGTGGACAACCTGCGCTCGGCCGACGTCGTCACGGTGAACGGCGACTTCGTGCACGCCAGCGAGCGCGAGAACGCCGACCTCTTCTGGGGGCTCCGCGGCGGCGGCGGCAACTTCGGCATCGTCACGGCGTTCGAGCTGGGGCTGCAGCCCGTCGGTCCCGAGGTGATGGCCGGCCTCCTCGTCCACCCGTTCGCGGACGCCGGCCGGCTGCTCCGGCGGTATCGCGAGGTGTGCCTCGCCGCGCCTAACGAACTGTCGGCGTGGGTGGTCATGCGCAAAGCGCCCCCGCTGCCCTTCCTGCCGGCCGACGTGCACGGGACGGACGTCGTCGTGATCGCGGTCCTGTACTCGGGCGACATGCAGGCGGCCGAGCGCGCGATCGCACCGCTCCGGGCCATCGGGAAGCCGATCGCCGACGTCGTGTCGCCGCACCCCTACACCGGCTTCCAGGCCGCGTTCGACCCGTTGCTCACGCCGGGCGCCCGCAACTACTGGAAGACCCACGACCTCGCACCGATGAGCGACGAGGCGCTCGACCTGGCGATCGACGCCGTGCGCCGGCTGCCCGGCGAGCAGTGCGAGGTGTTCCTGGCGCAGTTAGGCGGCGCCGTCCGCGCGACGCCCGAAGACGCGACGGCGTACAGCGGGCGCAATGCCGACTGGATCGTGAACGTGCACGCGCGATGGACCGATCCGGCGCAGGACGAGCGCTGCATCGGCTGGGCCCGCCGGCTGTACGCCGATCTCGCGCCGTATGCGACCGGCAACGCGTACGTGAACTTCATGTCGGGCGACGAGGGCGATCGGGTGAAGGCCGCGTACGGATCGCACTACGCGCGGCTGGCGGCGCTCAAGCGGAAATACGACCCGATGAACCTGCTGCGGACCAACCAGAACATCTCGCCCGCGGCCTGA
- the cobA gene encoding uroporphyrinogen-III C-methyltransferase, which yields MPPPSTDSARPASGFVSLVGAGPGDPGLVTVRARALLAQADAVVYDALVNPQIVQDGAVRPGAELHDVGKRGGAPSARQDAINALLVRLAREGKRVVRLKGGDPFVFGRGSEEAQALARAGVSFEIVPGVTAGVAAPAYAGIPVTHRGVASAVTFVTGHEDPTKGDSDVDWASLARAGGTLVLYMGVKRLPEIVAALTAGGLPADTPAAVVEWGTWPKQRTVESTVAGIAQAAGAAGIAAPSITIVGQVARLRGEIAWFDRRPLHGRRIIVTRARAQASELAARLTELGAEVIEAPAIVIVPADPAPLRDALVRLDGYQWVLFTSQNAVEIAWAALRDIGGDARRFAGVRVGAVGQATARALLEHGLAADVIPVRATAEGLGDALRERADVGGARVLFIKAEGAGDALAGSLREMRAAVDEVVAYRTVADTGGASAARDAVAVRGVDAITFTSASTVRFFLEALGGDAGAVDGARIITMGPVTSSAARMHGLEVHAEAAAATIEALVGAVVAELR from the coding sequence GTGCCACCCCCGTCGACCGATTCTGCCCGTCCAGCATCCGGATTCGTGTCGCTCGTGGGCGCGGGACCGGGCGATCCGGGACTCGTTACAGTTCGCGCGCGCGCGCTGCTCGCGCAGGCGGATGCCGTCGTGTACGACGCGTTGGTCAATCCGCAGATCGTGCAAGACGGTGCTGTGCGACCCGGCGCAGAGCTGCACGATGTCGGCAAGCGCGGTGGTGCGCCTTCCGCGCGGCAGGATGCGATCAACGCGCTGCTCGTGCGCCTGGCGCGAGAAGGCAAGCGGGTGGTGCGACTCAAGGGTGGCGATCCGTTCGTGTTTGGGCGTGGCAGCGAAGAGGCGCAAGCGCTCGCGCGAGCCGGCGTGTCGTTCGAGATCGTCCCTGGTGTGACTGCCGGTGTCGCCGCTCCTGCGTACGCGGGCATTCCGGTGACGCATCGGGGCGTCGCATCGGCGGTGACGTTCGTGACCGGCCACGAGGATCCGACGAAGGGCGACAGCGATGTCGACTGGGCGTCGCTCGCGCGCGCCGGCGGCACGCTCGTGCTCTACATGGGTGTGAAGCGGTTGCCGGAGATCGTCGCCGCGCTGACCGCTGGTGGACTGCCCGCCGACACGCCGGCGGCGGTCGTCGAATGGGGCACGTGGCCCAAGCAGCGGACGGTCGAGAGCACCGTGGCGGGCATCGCCCAAGCCGCAGGTGCGGCGGGAATTGCGGCGCCATCCATCACCATCGTGGGCCAGGTGGCGCGGCTGCGCGGCGAGATCGCGTGGTTCGACCGGCGCCCACTGCACGGTCGGCGGATCATCGTGACGCGCGCCCGCGCGCAGGCGTCGGAGCTCGCCGCGCGCCTTACGGAGTTAGGCGCTGAGGTGATCGAAGCGCCGGCCATCGTGATCGTGCCCGCCGACCCCGCGCCATTGCGCGACGCGCTCGTGCGGCTCGATGGCTACCAGTGGGTGCTGTTCACGTCGCAGAACGCGGTGGAGATCGCGTGGGCGGCGCTCCGTGATATCGGCGGGGATGCGCGGCGGTTTGCGGGCGTGCGCGTGGGAGCCGTTGGGCAGGCGACCGCCCGAGCGTTGCTCGAGCACGGCCTTGCCGCCGATGTGATTCCGGTGCGGGCCACGGCAGAAGGACTTGGCGACGCGCTTCGAGAGCGCGCCGATGTGGGAGGCGCGCGCGTCTTGTTCATCAAAGCCGAGGGCGCGGGCGATGCGCTCGCGGGGTCGCTGCGCGAGATGCGCGCGGCGGTCGACGAGGTTGTCGCCTATCGAACGGTAGCCGACACGGGCGGCGCGAGCGCGGCGCGCGATGCGGTTGCCGTGAGGGGCGTGGACGCGATCACGTTCACCTCGGCGTCCACCGTTCGTTTTTTCTTGGAGGCGCTTGGCGGAGACGCGGGCGCGGTGGACGGTGCGCGGATCATCACGATGGGGCCGGTGACCAGTAGTGCAGCTCGCATGCACGGGTTAGAGGTCCACGCCGAGGCGGCCGCGGCGACTATCGAGGCGCTCGTGGGCGCAGTTGTCGCCGAGCTGCGGTGA